GTCGAATTGCGGCCGACCGGGCGCGGGGCGGGCCGGCACGTCGCCGAAGTGTCGCTCGATCAGCGCCAGCGCCTCCGCGACGTCGATGTCCCCGCTGACCGCCAGCACCGCGTTGCCACTGGCGTAGTAGTGCTGGAAGAAGTCGGCCGCATCCTCGACAGCCGCCGACTCCAGGTCGCCGAAGGATCCGTAGCCGTCGTGGGCGTTGGGAAACGTTTCGAACATGACCGGCGGCAGGGTCAGCCAGGGGAACCCACCGTAGGGCCGGTTGAGCACGTTGACCCGGATCTCCTCCTTGACCACGTCGACCTGGTTGCGGAGGTTCTCCTCGGTCAGCCGGGGGCCGCGCATTCGGTCGGCCTCGAGGAACAGCGCCCGTTCCAGTGCGTTGCTCGGCAACGTCTCGAAATAGTCCGTGTAGTCAAGGTGGGTGGAGCCGTTGAAGGTGCCACCGGCGCCCTGGACGTGCCGGAAGTGCGCCAGCTTCGGCAGGTTCTCCGAGCCCTGGAACATCAGATGCTCGAAGAGATGAGCGAAGCCGGTGCGCCCCTCCGGCTCGGAACGGATGCCGACGTCGTAGACGACCGCCACCCCGATCACCGGGGCACTGCGGTCGGGTGTCAGCACCACCCGCAGGCCGTTGTCGAGGGTGAACCGCTCGACGGGATACCTCGTCGCTGGGATCTTCGTTCTGCGCGCCGGCACGGCTCGACCCTAGCGCGTCGACACCCCACGCAACGACGACCTACCGGCACCGGGCGCCGCCCGGCGAGCGGCGCCCACGGCGACGCGGTCGTGCTCAGCTCTCGGTCGAGGCGGATCCGCCATCCGGGCTGCGCAGTTCCACCGGCGCGACTGGAGCGGCCCCACCTGGCGCGGCGTGCCACGGGGTGAAAGCCGCGACCACGGCGAGCAGCACTCCGGCGGTGGCCAGCGCCACGACCAGCAGCAGTTCCCGCACCGCACCCGAGCCGGTGTCCCCCGTCATGGCTGCCCTCCCACGCCGGGCGGTCGGCCCGGCGCTGTCCCCGGACAGCCTCCCGCGGACGCGGGCCCCGCGCAGTCGTCCATCGGACCCACCAGGTGCCGATTGCCGACTGAGTCCACCCGTCGAGTGGTGGGTGGTCAGCCGACAAGCGATCCAGCGACCAGGAGACCGGCCGCAGCCACGGGCCCGGCCCGGTCAGGTGGCCCGCGGACGCCGCCCCCGGCGCGGGCGGCCCGAGGACCGGTGTCCCATCCGGCCGTCGGTGCCGCCGGACCGACCCGCGGCCTCCCGACTGCCGGCACCGCTCGGGCGGGACGCCTGCGCGGTCGGCGGCGGTGCGATCGTCACCGGTACACCGGACGGCTCCCGGGCGCCGGTGACCCGGACCAGTTCCGGGTCACCGGGACGTACCCGGGTGGCCTGCGGGCGGATCCCCGCCGTCGCCATCAGGCGGGACACGTCCCGCCGCTGCTCGGGCAGGACCAACGTGACCACGGTGCCGGACTCCCCCGCCCGGGCGGTCCGGCCGCCCCTGTGCAGGTAGTCCTTCGCCTCCGTCGGCGGGTCCACGTTGACCACCAGGTCCAGCCCGTCCACATGGATGCCCCGGGCGGCGACGTCCGTGGCGACCAACGCGGTCACCTGCCCGGTGCGGAACTGCTCCAGGATCCGGGTGCGCTGCGGCTGCGACTTGCCGCCGTGCAGCGCCGCCGCGCGTACGCCCTTGGCGAGCAGCTGCCGGGCGACCCGGTCGGCACGGTACTTGGTGCCCATGAACAGGATGGTCCGGCCCTCCCGGGCCGCGATCCAGCTCAACGCGGCCGGCTTGTCCGCGGCCTCGATGTGCAGGACGTGATGGGTCATCGCAGTGACGGTGGCGGTGCCCGGGTCCACCGAGTGGGTGACCGGGTCGGTGAGGAACCGGCGGACCAGCCGGTCCACGCCGCCGTCCAAGGTGGCCGAGAAGAGCATCCGCTGACCGCCCGGGGCGACCTGCTCCAGCAGCCGGGTGACCTGTGGCAGGAACCCCATGTCGGCCATCTGGTCGGCCTCGTCGAGGACGGTTACGCCGACCTGGTCGAGCCGGACGTCCCCCCGGTCGATCAGGTCGTGCAGCCGACCGGGGGTGGCCACGACCAGTTCGGCGCCGGCCCGCAGCGTCTGCGCCTGCCGGTTCAGCGACAGCCCACCGACCACGGTGGCGCAGCGCAGCCCGACCGCGCGGGCGTACGGGTCGAGGGCCTCGGTCACCTGCTGGGCCAGCTCACGGGTGGGCACCAGGAGCAGGGCGAGCGGACGTCCCGGCCGGGCCCGGCGGCCGGCGGTGCGGGAGAGAACAGGAAGCCCGAAGGCCAGGGTCTTACCGGAGCCGGTTCGGCCACGACCGAGCACGTCCCGGCCGGCGAGTGAGTCCGGCAGCGTGGCCGCCTGGATCGGAAACGGGGCGGTGATGCCCTGGGCGGCCAGCTCGGCGACGAGCGCCGGGGCCAGCCCGGTGTGGGCGAACGACGGGGTGACAGTGATCATATGAGCCTTCCTCGACGCGGCACGTGTCGAGGAAGTGCGCCGGACGGCGCTTATCGACCGGCGGACCCGTCCGCCGGGAACTCACAAGCACGAACCGAGGGGTACGGGCCCGGCCCACCGCCGCGTCGCCGCCTGGTAATCAGGTCGACGGCGGGGCGGGCCGGTCCCGCCACCGCGCCCGGAGGGCGCGGTGGATGGTGCGCGATCCGGGGATCAGAGCGGGCGGATGTTCTCCGCCTGCGGGCCCTTCTGGCCCTGGGTCACGTCGAACTCGACCCGCTGGTTCTCGTCCAGGCTCCGGTAGCCGGACGTCTGGATGGCCGAGAAGTGGGCGAAGACGTCGGCCCCGCCGCCGTCCGGGGTGATGAAGCCGAAGCCCTTGTCAGCGTTGAACCACTTGACGGTGCCGATAGCCATGTTCGTCTCCTTGACGGAACGTCGGGCCCGCACCTGTTGCGGGCCCGAAGAGATACGGACCGCGCGGAACTGCGCGGACCGCCTGTCGCTTCTGGTCGCCCCGCCCGGAGAGCTCCGGACACAACAAAGAGCGCCTGGGGCCACAATCCGCCAGGCGCACACAGAGTCTCTGGGAACCATAACTGCAACGCCACTAAGGTATCACGAATGTCCGGGCCGGCCACCCGCCGCCGTAGTTTCCGGCACCGCGGCGATCAACGCGGTCAGACCGGCCACATCGAGCAGGTCGACCGGTCGGACGGTGACCGCGTCCCGGACGTAGTGGAACGCCGCCCCGACCCGCTCGGCCGGCACTCCGGCCAGCTCCGCCCAGGCCAGCCGGTACACGGCGAGCTGCACCGCAGCCGCCTCGGCGGCGGCGCCGGCCGGCTGTCGGCCGGTCTTCCAGTCGACCACGTCGAACCGGCCGGCGGGGCGGGCGAAGACGGCGTCCATCCGGCCGCGGACCACGATGCCGGCGATCACCGTCGCGAATGGGACCTCCACCTCCACCGGCACCCGGTCGGCCCACTCACTGACCAGGAAGCGCTCCTGGAGCTCGGCCTGCGCCTCGTCCGGCGCGGCGTCGGCGTCCGCCGCGCCGGGCATCTCGTCGACGTCGAGCAGCCGGTCGGCCCCGAAACGCTGCTCCAGCCAGGCGTGAAACGCGGTGCCCCGCCGGGCGTACGGGTTGGGTTCGCTGGGCAGCGGGCGGCGCAGCGTCCGGGCCAGGCCGGCCGGATCCCGACGCAGCGCGACCAGCTGGGTCACCGAAAGTTGCCCGGGCAGCGCGACCTCGACCGGGCCGGACCACCGCGTCAGTTCAGCCCGCTCGGCGAGGAGCAGGTCCGCCTCCCGCCGCCACCGCGCCACCTCCGGGTCCCCGGCGGCCGGGTCGGCCTCGCCCGTGGGCGGGTCAGCGGCGTCGACGCCCGTCGGGCCGGTCCCGGTGCCGGCCGGGCGGTCCCCGGCACCGCCCGACAACCCGGCATCGGCCACCGGTCGGCGGGCACCGGCGCCGTCGGCAAGGTACCGCCGGATCAGCGCGGCCGCCTCGGCGAGGGCCGGACGGCGGGCGCCCAGCGGGTCCGCCGGCCACTCCGCCCGCAGCACCACCTCGGTGGTCGGGTTCGCCGCGTCCGGCGCGGGCTCCGCGGTCCACTCGTCGACCAGATGCCCGGCGCCACCGTCGAGGCAGGCGTCGCGTATCTCACACAGCAGCACCGACGGGCCACGTGGACGCTTGGTGCCCTCGCCCCACCAGTGACCGGAGCAGAGCAGCAGCCGGCGCGGCCGGGTCACCGCCACGTACGCCAGCCGCCGTTCCTCCCGCTCGTCGTGCGCCCGCCACGCGTCGGTGAAGTCCTCCACCGCCCGTGCCATCCCGCGCTGCTCCTCGACGTCGGCCAGGGCCAGCGCGGGCAGCCCGTCGGCGTCCCCACGGAGTGGGAACGGCAACACGCCCAGCCCGCCCAGCCAGTGGTCGGAGTTGCGCACCGGGCCCGGCCACACTCCGCGGCTGAGCCCCACGACCGCCACCACGTCCCACTCCAGGCCCTTGGCCGCGTGCGCGGTGAGGATCTGCACAGCTCCCTCGACGACCTCCACCTCGCCAGGGGCGAGACCGCGCTCCTCGTCCTCCGCGGCAGCGAGGTAGGCGAGGAACGCGGTGAGGGTCGCCCCCGGGGTCTCCCCGCTGAACCGGGCCGCGACGTCGCCGAGCGCGTCCAGGTGACCCCGGGCCAGGCCGGCGTCGCCGGCCCCGTCCCGGCCGGCCCGCACCGCCACTTCCACGTCGAGACCGATGGTGCGCTCCACGTCCGCGATCAGATCCGGCAGGGACTGGTCCAACCGGTACCGCAGCAGCCCCAACTCCCGGGCGTACGCGCTCAGCCGCGGGTAGCCCTCCGCCGAGTACGCCTGCGCCGGGCCGAGATCGGCGAGCGCCTCCACCAGCGTCGCCTCGTCCAGCGCGTCCGGGACGATCTCCGGCTCGTCGCCGGCCGCGAACCGGCGGCGGGCGGCGGCGATGGTCCGGGCGCGCCGGTGCAGGGCCACCAGATCGCGCGGTCCGATCCGCCAGCGGGCACCGGTCAGCAGGCGCAGCAGCGCCGCCCCGTCGGTCGGGTCGGCGAGCACCCGCAGGGTGCACACCACGTCGCGGACCTCCGGCGTGTCCAGCAGGCCGCCCAACCCGACGACGTCGACCGGCAGGCCCCGCGCCCGCAGCGCCGACTCGATCGCCGGGATCTGACTGCGCAGCCGCACCAGCACCGCCGTGGTCGGGCGTGCCGCCACCGGAATGTGCTCGGGCAGCGCACCCGGGGTTCCCGCCGCGCCCCGCCAGGCGCGCAGCACACTGTCGGCGATCCAGTCGGCCTCCTCGGCGTACGTCGGCAGCAGCGCGCAGTGGACGGTGCCGGCGGCGGCGCCGCGGGGGCTGCGGTGCGGGATGGAGTCCTTGACGCTGCGCGCGGCGTGCAGTTCCGGCACCCGGGCCCCGGCCGCGCGCAGCGGCGTCGCCAGAGCGTTCGCCACACCGAGGATCTCCGGCCGGTTACGCCAGCTGGTGGTGAGGCTGCGCACTCCGGCTGGGACTCCGTCGGCGCGGGCGAACTCGGCGGGGAACCGGTCCAGGGTGCCGGCACTGGCCCCACGCCAGCCGTAGATCGACTGGCAAGGATCACCGACGGCGGTCACCGCATGCCCCCCGCCGAAGAGAGCGTTGAGCAGCACCACCTGGGCGTGGCTGGTGTCCTGGTACTCGTCGAGTAGCACGACCCGGTACCGATCCCGCTCGATCTCGCCAACCGCCGGGTGGTCTCGGGCGACCCGGGCGGCCCGGGCCAGCTGGTCGGCGAAATCCATCGCCTCGAAGTCGTCCTTGCGGCGGGCGTACGAGCGCACCAGCGGAAGCAGCTTCAACCGGGTCCGCTGGAGCGCCAGCGCCCTGCGTACGTCGGCGTACACCCGGCCCGGCCGGGCCTGCACCTCGGCGAAGAACCGGCCGGTCCAGGCGGCCAGGTCGTCCGCGTCGACCAGATGCTCGTCCAGCTCGCCGGCGAGGGCCAGCACCGCGTCGGTGATCGTGCTCGGCATCCGGTCCACGTCGGACATGTCACCGTCGTAGTTGCGCACGATCAGGTCCATCAGCTGCCAGCGGGACGCCTCGGTGAGCAGCCGGGCGGACGGCTCGTACCCGGCCCGCAGGCCGTGTTCGGTCACGATCCGGCCGGCGTAGGAGTGGTACGTGGAGACGGTCGCCTCGCCGGACAGGGGGTCGTCGAGCGGGTCGCGCCCGCGCCGGCCCATTCGACGGGCCAGCTGGTCGAGCCGCGTCCGTACTCGATGCGCCAGCTCCCCGGCGGCCTTACGGGTGAAGGTGAGCCCGAGCACCTGCTCCGGCCGGACATAGGAGTTGGCCACCAGCCAGACCACCCGGGCGGCCATCGTCTCGGTCTTGCCCGAACCGGCGCCGGCCACCACCAGCAGCGGCTCCACCGGTGCGGCGACGATCGCCGCCTGTTCCCGGGTCGGTGCCGGAAGCCGCAGCAGCTTCGCCAGCTCGACCGGGGTGTACCGGGGGCCGGCGTCGGCCGTCCGGGGGGCCGGGGCCGCGGCGCTGAACAGGGTCGGCTGGGTCACCGGGCTACCCTCGTCCGCGACTGTGTGGCTGGCAACACTCACTCCCCCGGCTCTGCGGTCGCCGGCCCGGTCGGCGGTTCGACGACCTGGCGCCCCTGCCCGGACACCGGGCAGCTCGCCCGCACCGGGCAGACCCGGCACTTCGAGTTGGCGACCGCGGCGAAGGTCGCGGCGGCCATCGTATCGGCGGTCCGCCGGACCAGGGCGGTCGCCCAGCCGGCCCCCGCCCCGACCGCCGGCTGGGTCTGCTCCTTCGCGTCCTTCGCGCCGGTGCCGAGTTGCACCAGCGCGGCCCCGCCGGACTCCTCACCGAAGTCCGCGAACGCCCCGGCCTCGACCGCCGCCTGGTACGCGCCGAGCTGCGGATGCTCGGCGAGGTCCGCGGCGGTCACCGCAGTGGACTTGCCGGTCTTCAGGTCGATCACCACGAGGCGGCCGTCCGCGTCGACCTCCAGCCGGTCCACCCGGCCGACCAACTCGACCGGCCGGCGCGGATCGTCGAGCCGGACGGCGAACTCGTGCTCGATGGCGAGCAGCCGACGCGGGTTGGCCGCCAGCCAGCGCAGCAGCTTGTCGACCATCGCCTCGGCACGGGCCCGCTCCGGACCGGCCATCCAGCGAGCTGCCAGCTCGATCGCGTCGAAGCGGGCCGCGACGTAGTCGAGCAGCGCCTCCCGGTCCGCGCTGGCGTCCTCGGCGAGCATCGCGGCGGCGTGCACGAGGTTGCCGACGCCCTGGGCGGTCCCGGCCGGGGCGCTCCCGCCGTGGCGTTCCAGCAGCCAGCGCAGGCTGCACCGCAGCGCGCTCTCCATCGCCGACGGGGTGACCCGGACCGGCTCCCCCTCGTCGATCAGTGGCCGGTCGTCGGAGAGCGGGCGCAGCCCCCACCAGTCGTCCGGATGCGCGCCGGAGACCCCGGCGGCCGCCAGGTGGGCCAGCTCGGCCGCCGCCGCGTGCCGCCGGGCGACCGACGCGGCCGGGTCGGTCACCGCGGTACGCAGTTCGGCCACCAACGACGCCAGGGTCAGCGCCCGGGGCGGCCGGCTCACCGGCAGCGTGGTCGCCCGCTCGGTCTCCCCGCCCGGTCGTGGCCCGTCGCCGGTGGGCGACCCACCGGTCGGTCCGTCGTCTTCCGGCGGGTCGGTCGGACCGAGTTCGTAGAGGAACCG
The sequence above is a segment of the Micromonospora sp. WMMA1363 genome. Coding sequences within it:
- a CDS encoding ATP-dependent DNA helicase, translated to MTQPTLFSAAAPAPRTADAGPRYTPVELAKLLRLPAPTREQAAIVAAPVEPLLVVAGAGSGKTETMAARVVWLVANSYVRPEQVLGLTFTRKAAGELAHRVRTRLDQLARRMGRRGRDPLDDPLSGEATVSTYHSYAGRIVTEHGLRAGYEPSARLLTEASRWQLMDLIVRNYDGDMSDVDRMPSTITDAVLALAGELDEHLVDADDLAAWTGRFFAEVQARPGRVYADVRRALALQRTRLKLLPLVRSYARRKDDFEAMDFADQLARAARVARDHPAVGEIERDRYRVVLLDEYQDTSHAQVVLLNALFGGGHAVTAVGDPCQSIYGWRGASAGTLDRFPAEFARADGVPAGVRSLTTSWRNRPEILGVANALATPLRAAGARVPELHAARSVKDSIPHRSPRGAAAGTVHCALLPTYAEEADWIADSVLRAWRGAAGTPGALPEHIPVAARPTTAVLVRLRSQIPAIESALRARGLPVDVVGLGGLLDTPEVRDVVCTLRVLADPTDGAALLRLLTGARWRIGPRDLVALHRRARTIAAARRRFAAGDEPEIVPDALDEATLVEALADLGPAQAYSAEGYPRLSAYARELGLLRYRLDQSLPDLIADVERTIGLDVEVAVRAGRDGAGDAGLARGHLDALGDVAARFSGETPGATLTAFLAYLAAAEDEERGLAPGEVEVVEGAVQILTAHAAKGLEWDVVAVVGLSRGVWPGPVRNSDHWLGGLGVLPFPLRGDADGLPALALADVEEQRGMARAVEDFTDAWRAHDEREERRLAYVAVTRPRRLLLCSGHWWGEGTKRPRGPSVLLCEIRDACLDGGAGHLVDEWTAEPAPDAANPTTEVVLRAEWPADPLGARRPALAEAAALIRRYLADGAGARRPVADAGLSGGAGDRPAGTGTGPTGVDAADPPTGEADPAAGDPEVARWRREADLLLAERAELTRWSGPVEVALPGQLSVTQLVALRRDPAGLARTLRRPLPSEPNPYARRGTAFHAWLEQRFGADRLLDVDEMPGAADADAAPDEAQAELQERFLVSEWADRVPVEVEVPFATVIAGIVVRGRMDAVFARPAGRFDVVDWKTGRQPAGAAAEAAAVQLAVYRLAWAELAGVPAERVGAAFHYVRDAVTVRPVDLLDVAGLTALIAAVPETTAAGGRPGHS
- a CDS encoding DEAD/DEAH box helicase, coding for MITVTPSFAHTGLAPALVAELAAQGITAPFPIQAATLPDSLAGRDVLGRGRTGSGKTLAFGLPVLSRTAGRRARPGRPLALLLVPTRELAQQVTEALDPYARAVGLRCATVVGGLSLNRQAQTLRAGAELVVATPGRLHDLIDRGDVRLDQVGVTVLDEADQMADMGFLPQVTRLLEQVAPGGQRMLFSATLDGGVDRLVRRFLTDPVTHSVDPGTATVTAMTHHVLHIEAADKPAALSWIAAREGRTILFMGTKYRADRVARQLLAKGVRAAALHGGKSQPQRTRILEQFRTGQVTALVATDVAARGIHVDGLDLVVNVDPPTEAKDYLHRGGRTARAGESGTVVTLVLPEQRRDVSRLMATAGIRPQATRVRPGDPELVRVTGAREPSGVPVTIAPPPTAQASRPSGAGSREAAGRSGGTDGRMGHRSSGRPRRGRRPRAT
- a CDS encoding cold-shock protein, which translates into the protein MAIGTVKWFNADKGFGFITPDGGGADVFAHFSAIQTSGYRSLDENQRVEFDVTQGQKGPQAENIRPL
- a CDS encoding pitrilysin family protein, yielding MPARRTKIPATRYPVERFTLDNGLRVVLTPDRSAPVIGVAVVYDVGIRSEPEGRTGFAHLFEHLMFQGSENLPKLAHFRHVQGAGGTFNGSTHLDYTDYFETLPSNALERALFLEADRMRGPRLTEENLRNQVDVVKEEIRVNVLNRPYGGFPWLTLPPVMFETFPNAHDGYGSFGDLESAAVEDAADFFQHYYASGNAVLAVSGDIDVAEALALIERHFGDVPARPAPGRPQFDEPDLTAERRTSYTDRLAPLPAVASAWRVPDPVGDFAGYLPYVVLAEVLTDGDASRLVERLVQRDRTVTSVGGYLGFMGDPFDVRDPTAFLLQAHLPPGGGVDKVLRTVDEELDRLATDGLADGELARTQARMATHLLRDTDAVLGRALRMAVLEQQRGEPGLLNELPRLVGEVTAEQIRAAAATLRPERRASIEVVAGGAR